One segment of Rosa chinensis cultivar Old Blush chromosome 6, RchiOBHm-V2, whole genome shotgun sequence DNA contains the following:
- the LOC112171164 gene encoding uncharacterized protein LOC112171164 yields MDRSWMHADRRSYKYKLGVGLFCQFAVDHARDRNHICCPCTNCGNVEYFSASVIKDHLFVNGIDPGYEKWTEHGEVDVESAGSESDDDSIELESLESESVKDNIGADCEVELDSDVRLEGDEDEEISSECSEFRQFVEDANKPLYPGCDRHTKMNVLVRLYNLKAKHGMTDAAYSDWLIAFSEYLPIGNEIPTSVYEAKKVLSALGMDYRKIHACPNDCILYRKQFKKMFQSVETSKNLTWHATERNKDGFIRHPADSKSWKLVDEKWPDFGSEPRNLRLALSSDGFNPYSSLSSKYSCWPVILVTYNLPPWLVMKRKHMMLTLLISGPRQPGNDIDVYLEPLIDDLKLLWEGVRGVYDAIRNENFTLKALLFWTINDFPAYGNLSGSIVKGYNACPICLEKTEPTRLVHGGKMAYTIHRRFLGRHHPYRKLRAAFNNRPEHAAAPVPLTGEEVLSRLDSEVPDWPFGKKFPPPPYKGAEDETRPCWKKKSIFFQLEYWKFLPVRHCLDVMHIEKNVCDSLIGTLLNIPGKTKDGLKTRLDMVEMGIRPGLQPNVDCPKKKRLPLASWNLTMDEKRCMCGSFHGMKVPENYSSNISSLVSMDELSLSGLKSHDCHALMQQLLPVAIRGVLEKPVRIAIIRLCLFFNEICSPTIDPSRLPQIQADLVETLCELEKYFSPSFFDIMIHLTVHLVREVELCGPVCFRWMYPFERYMKVCKGYVRNKRHPEGCIAECYIAEEAVEFLAELFFDDKTVGIPTAPNMEDRPTSGANIESVYGKDFDQAHLCVLQNTEEFRSYFVEHLEYLKREFPKYKKNDKWLVDKQNQTFADWVKDRVASDLINPGFECPEIVKWLADKPCHEVPKFSGYRVGGVQYNTKRRDNLLQRQSSGVYLVAETPQVASARDKNPITHDMSFYGVITEIWELDYDHFRVPIFKCDWVENEKGVRVDEFGFTLVNLNRKGHQNDSFVLGKCVQQIFYAQDPIDHRWSVVLKVPKKDYTDSVSMDELGDTVISHHAGASTVPAIQSLDHVTDEEPTGYLRAGEEDIFVDGE; encoded by the exons ATGGATAGGtcatggatgcatgctgataggagGTCTTACAAATATAAGTTAGGGGTGGGACTATTTTGTCAATTTGCTGTAGACCATGCTAGAGATCGGAACCACATTTGTTGTCCTTGCACAAACTGTGGAAATGTGGAATATTTCTCTGCTAGTGTGATAAAGGATCATTTATTTGTGAATGGGATTGACCCTGGTTATGAGAAATGGACAGAGCATGGGGAGGTTGATGTTGAGTCGGCGGGATCAGAAAGTGATGATGATAGCATAGAGTTAGAGTCTCTTGAATCTGAATCAGTTAAGGATAATATAGGGGCAGATTGTGAAGTTGAATTAGATAGCGATGTGCGGTTGGAaggtgatgaggatgaggagatTTCAAGTGAGTGTAGTGAATTCAGGCAGTTTGTAGAGGATGCCAACAAACCCTTATACCCTGGTTGCGATAGGCATACCAAGATGAATGTACTTGTGAGGCTTTACAACTTGAAAGCCAAGCATGGTATGACTGATGCGGCTTATTCGGACTGGTTGATTGCCTTTTCGGAGTATCTTCCTATTGGAAATGAGATACCTACGTCAGTGTATGAGGCAAAGAAGGTTTTGAGTGCTCTAGGAATGGATTATAGAAAAATCCATGCTTGCCCCAATGACTGTATTCTCTACAGAAAACA GTttaaaaagatgtttcagtcaGTTGAAACATCTAAGAATTTAACTTGGCATGCCACAGAGAGAAACAAAGATGGCTTCATTCGTCATCCCGCTGATTCGAAATCTTGGAAGTTAGTGGATGAAAAGTGGCCAGATTTTGGTTCTGAGCCACGAAACCTACGACTAGCATTATCATCAGATGGGTTCAATCCATATAGCTCCTTAAGTAGCAAGTACAGCTGTTGGCCAGTAATTTTGGTAACCTACAATCTGCCTCCATGGCTAGTAATGAAGAGGAAACACATGATGCTTACCTTATTGATATCAGGGCCTAGACAACCAGGAAACGATATTGATGTTTACCTTGAACCGTTAATAGATGACTTAAAGTTGTTATGGGAAGGAGTTAGGGGAGTTTATGATGCGattagaaatgaaaattttactCTCAAGGCATTACTATTCTGGACAATCAATGATTTTCCAGCGTATGGTAACCTTTCAGGGAGTATAGTTAAAGGCTATAATGCGTGTCCGATTTGTCTTGAGAAAACAGAACCCACGAGACTAGTTCATGGAGGGAAGATGGCTTACACCATTCATAGGCGGTTTTTAGGAAGGCACCATCCATATCGAAAGCTAAGGGCTGCTTTCAATAACCGCCCAGAACATGCAGCAGCTCCAGTGCCGTTAACTGGAGAAGAAGTGTTGAGCAGGTTAGACTCAGAAGTTCCAGATTGGCCTTTTGGGAAGAAATTTCCCCCTCCTCCTTATAAGGGGGCTGAAGATGAAACTAGGCCTTGCTGGAAGAAGAAATCTATATTTTTTCAGCTAGAGTATTGGAAGTTTCTCCCTGTTAGACACTGCCTTGATGTCATGCACATTGAAAAAAATGTGTGTGATAGTCTAATCGGGACGTTACTGAACATTCCTGGAAAAACTAAAGATGGACTAAAAACTCGGTTAGATATGGTGGAAATGGGTATAAGACCAGGATTACAGCCCAATGTAGATTGTCCGAAAAAGAAACGCTTGCCATTGGCAAGCTGGAACCTAACAATGGATGAGAAAAGATGCATGTGTGGCTCTTTTCATGGCATGAAGGTTCCTGAAAATTATTCTTCAAACATTAGTAGCCTGGTTTCAATGGATGAATTAAGTTTGAGTGGACTGAAATCGCATGATTGTCATGCCTTAATGCAACAATTACTTCCCGTTGCAATCCGTGGTGTGCTTGAAAAACCTGTCAGAATTGCCATAATAAGGCTTTGTCTATTTTTTAATGAAATCTGTAGTCCCACTATAGATCCTTCAAGGCTTCCACAAATTCAAGCAGATCTGGTCGAAACATTGTGTGAGCTTGAAAAGTAtttctctccttctttctttgaCATAATGATACATCTTACGGTTCACTTGGTTAGAGAAGTTGAGTTATGTGGGCCAGTTTGCTTCCGATGGATGTATCCTTTTGAAAGGTATATGAAGGTGTGCAAGGGATATGTTAGAAACAAAAGGCATCCAGAAGGCTGCATAGCAGAATGCTACATTGCTGAAGAGGCAGTTGAGTTCTTAGCAGAACTTTTCTTCGACGACAAGACTGTTGGCATCCCAACAGCCCCCAACATGGAGGACAGGCCTACATCGGGTGCTAATATTGAGTCTGTTTATGGCAAGGACTTTGACCAAGCTCATCTCTGCGTGCTTCAAAACACCGAAGAATTCAGAAGCTACTTTGT GGAACACTTGGAGTATTTGAAGCGGGAATTCCCAAAGTACAAAAAGAATGACAAGTGGCTAGTAGACAAGCAAAACCAGACTTTTGCAGATTGGGTGAAAGACAGG gttgcatctgACCTTATTAATCCTGGTTTTGAGTGCCCTGAGATTGTTAAGTGGCTAGCAGATAAACCATGCCATGAAGTACCGAAGTTCAGTGGCTATAGAGTAGGCGGAGTGCAGTATAACACAAAACGCCGGGATAATCTGTTGCAAAGACAAAGTAGTGGGGTTTACTTGGTTGCTGAAACGCCTCAAGTGGCTAGTGCTAGGGACAAGAACCCTATTACTCATGACATGAGCTTTTATGGGGTTATTACTGAAATATGGGAGCTAGACTACGATCATTTTAGGGTACCTATATTTAAGTGTGATTGGGTAGAGAATGAGAAGGGTGTTAGGGTAGATGAGTTTGGTTTCACTTTAGTAAATTTGAATAGGAAGGGGCATCAAAATGACAGCTTTGTTTTGGGAAAATGTGTGCAACAAATTTTTTATGCTCAGGACCCCATAGATCATAGGTGGTCAGTTGTGTTGAAGGTCCCGAAAAAAGACTACACAGATTCTGTTTCGATGGATGAGCTCGGGGACACTGTTATTTCCCATCATGCTGGTGCAAGTACTGTGCCTGCTATTCAGTCACTTGATCACGTGACGGATGAGGAACCGACGGGTTACCTGCGGGCAGGGGAGGAGGATATATTCGTTGATGGAGAATAG